One bacterium DNA window includes the following coding sequences:
- a CDS encoding ferritin, which translates to MISKKLQEAINKQINNEFYSEYLYLSMAAYFDAENLDGMAHFFYVQTKEENVHAMKLFKFLVEKGGRVKLHAIDAPKSEFKSVIEPFEMALKHEQHISKCIDDLMDTAIKENDHAVISFLKWFVDEQVEEEATAEKLLYKVKLVKGEGQGLLMLNNELAAYTPKKTGAEGEV; encoded by the coding sequence ATGATTTCCAAAAAATTACAAGAAGCAATCAACAAACAGATCAACAACGAATTTTATTCCGAATATCTTTACCTGTCGATGGCGGCATATTTTGATGCGGAAAATCTGGACGGAATGGCCCATTTTTTCTACGTTCAGACCAAAGAAGAGAACGTGCACGCGATGAAATTGTTTAAATTTTTAGTCGAGAAAGGCGGACGCGTCAAGCTGCATGCCATCGACGCACCGAAAAGCGAATTTAAGTCAGTCATTGAACCTTTTGAAATGGCGCTCAAGCATGAACAGCATATTTCCAAATGCATTGACGACTTGATGGATACCGCCATCAAAGAAAATGATCATGCCGTGATCAGCTTTTTAAAATGGTTTGTGGATGAACAAGTAGAAGAAGAAGCGACGGCAGAAAAATTACTGTATAAAGTAAAATTGGTCAAAGGAGAAGGCCAAGGTCTTCTGATGCTGAATAACGAATTAGCCGCGTACACGCCTAAAAAAACAGGAGCAGAAGGAGAAGTTTAA